From the genome of Maribacter algicola, one region includes:
- a CDS encoding NADP-dependent isocitrate dehydrogenase produces MSKIYYTKTDEAPALATASFLPIVKAFTKTSGVDIETKDISLAGRIAAVFPEYLTKEQQVPNDLDVLGELAKQPEANIIKLPNISASIPQLKEAIAELQSKGYKIPDYPDEPKTDDEKEIKAKFDKIKGSAVNPVLREGNSDRRAPRAVKNYAKKNPHSMGAWSSDSKTHVATMSHGDFKSNEKSLTIQSATEIQIVQQSESGTKKVLKEKLSLQNGEIIDATVMSKKALLAFLKEQVQDAKEKGVLFSVHLKATMMKVSDPIIFGHVVETVLKPVFEKNADTFEKIGVNPNDGLEVLYNKLDKLPAEQKAEIEGQIVSELEKGPSLAMVNSDKGITNLHVPSDIIIDASMPAMIRNSGKMWNSEGKAQDTKAVIPDSSYAGIYSATIDFCKEHGAFDPTTMGTVPNVGLMAQKAEEYGSHDKTFEIQEAGTVQVIDLNTGKVLLEHAVEQGDIWRMCQVKDAPIEDWIKLAVSRARATNDPAIFWLDENRAHDRELIKKVNQYLPQQDTDGLDIQIMSPEKATQYTLNRIKAGKDTISVSGNVLRDYLTDLFPILEVGTSAKMLSIVPLMNGGGLFETGAGGSAPKHVEQFLEEGHLRWDSLGEFLALGVSLEFYGEKNKNPKAKILADALDAATEKFLLNDKSPSRKVKELDTRGSHFYLAKYWAEALANQDKDTELKFLFSKVDAQIQEKEEQILNELMDAQGSPQDIGGYYKPNPNLESIAMRPSDTLNKILDTI; encoded by the coding sequence ATGTCCAAAATTTACTATACCAAAACCGATGAAGCACCGGCACTAGCAACGGCCTCATTCCTACCTATTGTCAAAGCTTTTACAAAGACTTCGGGAGTTGATATTGAGACGAAAGATATCTCCTTAGCTGGGAGAATAGCTGCTGTTTTTCCTGAATATTTAACCAAAGAGCAACAAGTTCCCAATGATTTGGACGTGTTGGGAGAGCTTGCTAAACAACCTGAGGCCAATATTATAAAACTGCCCAATATCAGTGCTTCAATTCCTCAATTGAAGGAGGCTATAGCGGAGTTACAATCAAAAGGATATAAAATACCTGATTACCCAGATGAACCAAAGACTGACGACGAAAAGGAAATTAAGGCCAAATTTGATAAAATAAAAGGGAGTGCCGTAAACCCAGTATTAAGGGAAGGAAATTCCGATAGACGTGCTCCAAGAGCAGTAAAGAATTATGCGAAAAAGAATCCACATTCCATGGGTGCCTGGTCTTCTGATTCCAAAACCCATGTGGCCACCATGTCACATGGTGATTTTAAATCCAATGAGAAATCACTAACGATTCAATCCGCCACGGAGATACAAATAGTTCAACAATCCGAAAGTGGAACAAAGAAAGTTTTAAAAGAAAAATTATCCTTGCAAAACGGTGAAATCATTGATGCCACTGTTATGAGCAAAAAAGCACTGTTGGCCTTTTTAAAGGAACAGGTGCAAGACGCCAAGGAAAAAGGAGTCTTATTCTCCGTGCATCTAAAGGCAACCATGATGAAGGTCTCAGACCCCATCATCTTTGGACACGTGGTAGAGACCGTGCTAAAACCTGTTTTTGAAAAAAATGCGGACACATTTGAAAAAATTGGGGTAAATCCAAATGACGGTCTAGAGGTTTTGTATAATAAATTGGATAAATTACCTGCTGAGCAAAAAGCGGAAATCGAGGGTCAAATTGTTTCAGAACTTGAAAAAGGCCCCTCTTTGGCCATGGTCAATTCCGATAAGGGGATTACCAACCTTCATGTGCCCAGTGATATCATTATCGATGCATCTATGCCAGCGATGATTCGTAATTCCGGTAAAATGTGGAATTCAGAAGGTAAAGCACAGGATACCAAGGCCGTAATCCCGGACAGTAGTTATGCAGGTATTTATTCCGCTACCATAGATTTTTGTAAAGAACACGGAGCATTTGATCCAACTACCATGGGTACCGTTCCCAATGTAGGTTTAATGGCGCAAAAAGCTGAGGAATACGGTTCTCATGACAAAACATTTGAAATTCAAGAAGCTGGAACCGTACAGGTAATTGATTTGAATACAGGCAAAGTTTTGTTGGAGCATGCAGTAGAACAAGGGGATATTTGGCGTATGTGTCAAGTAAAGGACGCCCCTATCGAAGACTGGATAAAGCTTGCAGTTTCCAGGGCAAGGGCAACAAACGATCCTGCAATTTTCTGGTTGGATGAAAATAGGGCTCATGATAGAGAACTGATAAAAAAAGTTAATCAGTACCTACCACAACAGGATACAGATGGATTGGATATTCAGATTATGTCTCCTGAAAAAGCTACACAATACACGCTTAATCGTATTAAAGCAGGAAAGGATACCATCTCTGTTTCTGGGAACGTACTTAGGGATTACTTAACGGATTTATTTCCCATTCTTGAAGTAGGTACCAGTGCCAAAATGCTATCCATTGTGCCTTTGATGAACGGAGGTGGATTATTTGAGACGGGCGCCGGTGGTTCCGCCCCAAAACATGTAGAGCAATTTTTGGAGGAAGGCCATCTCAGGTGGGACTCCTTAGGTGAGTTTTTGGCTCTTGGAGTTTCATTGGAGTTTTATGGGGAAAAAAATAAGAATCCAAAAGCCAAGATTTTGGCCGATGCTTTGGATGCCGCTACTGAAAAGTTCTTACTAAACGATAAATCACCCTCCAGAAAAGTGAAAGAGTTGGATACTAGGGGAAGTCATTTTTACTTGGCCAAGTATTGGGCGGAGGCCTTGGCAAATCAGGATAAGGACACAGAGTTAAAATTTCTTTTTTCAAAAGTGGATGCACAAATTCAGGAGAAGGAAGAACAGATTTTAAATGAATTGATGGACGCGCAAGGAAGTCCACAGGACATTGGGGGTTATTATAAACCAAATCCAAATTTGGAATCCATTGCAATGCGGCCGAGTGATACCTTGAATAAAATTTTGGATA
- the rplS gene encoding 50S ribosomal protein L19, whose amino-acid sequence MESLIKFVQDEFVTKKEFPKFSAGDTITVYYEIKEGEKTRTQFFKGVVIQRRGTGATETFTIRKMSGTVGVERIFPINLPALQKIEVNKKGKVRRSRIYYFRGLTGKKARIKEVRS is encoded by the coding sequence ATGGAATCATTAATAAAGTTTGTACAGGACGAGTTTGTAACAAAAAAGGAGTTTCCAAAATTTTCAGCGGGTGATACTATTACGGTGTATTACGAAATTAAGGAAGGTGAAAAAACACGTACCCAGTTTTTTAAGGGAGTGGTAATTCAAAGAAGGGGAACCGGAGCTACAGAAACATTTACAATTCGTAAAATGTCCGGAACGGTTGGTGTGGAAAGAATTTTCCCAATCAATTTACCTGCTCTACAAAAAATCGAGGTTAACAAAAAAGGTAAAGTTCGTAGATCACGTATTTACTACTTTAGAGGTTTGACAGGTAAAAAAGCAAGAATTAAAGAGGTAAGATCTTAG
- the trmD gene encoding tRNA (guanosine(37)-N1)-methyltransferase TrmD, whose product MRIDIITVLPELLKSPFEASILKRAIDKGLVEVHLHNLRDYTDNSYNQVDDYQFGGGAGMVMMIEPIDKCISQLKSQRNYDEVIYMTPDGSTLNQKMANSLSLLENIIILCGHYKGVDQRVRDLLITKEISIGDYVLSGGELGAAVLCDTIIRLLPGVLNDETSALTDSFQDGLLAPPVYTRPAEYKGVKVPEILLSGNFGKIEQWREEKALERTEKLRPDLLQ is encoded by the coding sequence ATGCGAATTGATATCATTACCGTTTTGCCGGAATTGCTTAAAAGTCCGTTCGAGGCATCTATTTTAAAAAGAGCCATTGATAAAGGTTTGGTAGAAGTACACCTTCATAATTTAAGGGACTATACGGACAATAGTTACAATCAAGTAGATGATTATCAATTTGGAGGAGGGGCCGGAATGGTTATGATGATAGAGCCTATAGATAAATGTATTTCCCAGCTAAAATCGCAAAGGAACTATGATGAGGTCATTTATATGACTCCGGATGGAAGTACACTTAATCAGAAAATGGCGAATAGTCTCTCCCTACTTGAAAATATAATAATTCTTTGCGGACATTATAAAGGAGTAGATCAACGCGTACGGGATTTGTTGATAACCAAGGAAATATCCATTGGCGATTATGTATTATCCGGTGGGGAATTAGGGGCTGCAGTCCTTTGCGATACTATAATTAGACTGCTCCCAGGCGTACTTAATGATGAAACATCGGCCCTGACGGATAGTTTTCAAGACGGTTTATTGGCTCCTCCCGTGTACACAAGACCAGCGGAATACAAAGGAGTAAAAGTCCCAGAAATTCTATTAAGCGGAAATTTTGGAAAAATAGAGCAATGGCGGGAGGAAAAAGCTCTCGAACGAACGGAGAAATTAAGGCCTGATCTTTTGCAATAG
- a CDS encoding GNAT family N-acetyltransferase yields the protein MIVRQAHITDLELIVPLFDQYRVFYGQASDLNRAKVFLEARFQHKESIIFVAFKEYIPVGFLQLYFSFSSVSLESTLILNDIYVNRNYRNLGVGSSLLKNAQEYCRKNQYKGLALETATDNPAQKLYEKLGWTRDSHCFHYFWPAK from the coding sequence ATGATTGTAAGACAGGCCCATATCACAGATTTGGAACTTATAGTTCCATTATTTGATCAATATAGGGTTTTCTATGGTCAAGCATCTGATTTGAATAGGGCGAAAGTTTTTTTAGAAGCACGATTTCAACACAAGGAATCCATCATATTTGTTGCTTTTAAAGAGTATATACCAGTCGGGTTTTTACAACTTTATTTTTCATTTTCATCGGTATCCCTTGAATCGACCCTCATTCTGAACGATATTTATGTAAACCGAAATTATAGGAATTTAGGTGTTGGCAGCTCTCTTTTAAAAAATGCCCAAGAATACTGTAGAAAAAACCAATACAAAGGCTTGGCTTTAGAGACCGCAACAGACAATCCCGCACAAAAACTATACGAAAAATTGGGTTGGACGAGGGATTCGCACTGTTTTCACTACTTTTGGCCCGCGAAATAA
- a CDS encoding tRNA (guanine-N1)-methyltransferase: protein MKISRLLFFLAVLLTASVSFAQDSEDDESLSLDSGPIGSQFEYVTKKSGNYRADGVRYEVVRETNLYKLRENVLDSLKAFNKRIAELNSTISEHETTISSINKKLEETTTNLAAVTEEKDSMSFLGLSVSKGTYNIILWTIIAGLFILLGLFVYKFRSSNILTQEAKQNLAELEVEYEDHRRRALEREQKISRKLQDELNKQKKAK from the coding sequence ATGAAAATTTCAAGGTTATTATTTTTTCTGGCGGTCCTACTTACTGCCAGTGTAAGTTTTGCACAGGATTCAGAAGATGATGAATCTCTATCCCTGGACAGTGGTCCTATTGGAAGTCAATTTGAATATGTCACCAAAAAGTCCGGAAATTACCGTGCAGATGGAGTACGTTATGAAGTAGTTAGGGAAACAAACCTCTACAAATTACGGGAAAACGTCCTTGACTCCTTAAAAGCCTTTAACAAAAGAATAGCTGAACTTAATTCTACGATTTCGGAGCATGAAACAACCATTAGCTCTATAAACAAAAAACTTGAGGAAACCACAACGAATTTAGCCGCAGTTACGGAGGAAAAGGATAGTATGTCCTTTTTAGGCCTCTCAGTATCCAAAGGGACTTATAATATTATATTGTGGACCATTATTGCTGGTCTGTTTATCTTATTGGGTTTGTTTGTTTATAAATTTAGAAGCAGTAATATCCTGACCCAAGAAGCCAAGCAGAACCTTGCCGAATTGGAAGTTGAATATGAGGATCATAGAAGACGGGCTTTGGAACGCGAACAGAAAATTAGTAGAAAGCTACAGGACGAGCTCAATAAACAAAAGAAAGCGAAATAA
- a CDS encoding glyceraldehyde-3-phosphate dehydrogenase produces MSRKISFEKELAFQADRRKATTEFIKIISDLWYDRSIEIVLFKNPLIDRNVSDIIRLHEYAGEFVQKPISIFDSVEILRAINDLKLPPAKLDIGKLTYEYHSDDNNFNNVKAFVIDKLKSATDYKSIKPKDVILYGFGRIGRLLARELMSKTGKGNQMRLRAIVVRGVLDEDILEKRASLLRTDSVHGNFTGTVTVNAKDNTLLINGTTVQIISAKVPEEIDYTQYEISDALVIDNTGAYRDQTQLSRHLRAQGVSKVLLTAPGKEIPNIVHGVNHLDYDPDTTHIFSAASCTTNAITPILKVIDDSIGIKKGHLETIHAYTNDQNLVDNMHDKYRRGRAAALNMVITETGAGQAVTKALPNLKGKLTSNAIRVPVPNGSLAILNLDIKNKTSLEGINTIVKKYALEGDLVEQIKYSLSKELVSSDIVGSVAPAVYDSEATIVSDNGKNLVLYIWYDNEFGYSQQVMRLAKYIAKVRRYTYY; encoded by the coding sequence ATGTCTCGTAAAATATCCTTTGAAAAAGAACTGGCTTTCCAAGCTGATAGAAGAAAGGCCACGACGGAGTTTATAAAGATTATCAGCGACTTATGGTATGATAGGTCCATAGAAATTGTCCTATTTAAAAACCCGTTAATAGATCGAAATGTAAGCGATATAATTCGGTTGCACGAGTATGCCGGCGAGTTTGTGCAAAAGCCCATTTCCATATTTGATTCCGTTGAAATCCTTAGAGCCATCAATGACCTAAAGTTGCCACCGGCCAAATTGGATATAGGTAAATTGACCTATGAATACCATTCCGATGATAACAATTTTAATAACGTGAAAGCCTTTGTTATCGATAAACTTAAATCGGCAACGGATTATAAAAGCATTAAACCAAAGGATGTCATTCTGTATGGTTTTGGTAGAATTGGTCGGTTATTGGCAAGAGAACTCATGTCTAAAACGGGAAAAGGCAATCAAATGCGATTGCGGGCCATTGTTGTACGAGGGGTCCTAGATGAAGACATATTGGAAAAAAGAGCCAGTCTTTTGAGAACGGATTCCGTTCATGGTAATTTCACGGGAACGGTTACCGTAAATGCCAAGGACAACACCCTCTTGATCAATGGCACAACTGTTCAAATAATTAGCGCCAAAGTCCCAGAGGAAATAGACTACACCCAATATGAAATATCCGATGCCCTTGTAATTGATAATACCGGGGCCTATAGGGATCAGACCCAGTTATCCAGACATTTAAGGGCCCAAGGTGTTTCCAAGGTACTTTTAACAGCACCTGGCAAAGAGATACCAAATATAGTACACGGGGTAAACCATTTGGACTATGACCCAGATACGACTCATATATTTTCCGCAGCTTCCTGCACAACAAACGCAATTACTCCCATACTAAAGGTCATTGACGATTCCATTGGTATAAAAAAAGGACATTTGGAAACCATACATGCCTATACGAACGACCAAAACCTTGTGGATAATATGCATGATAAATATCGCCGAGGGAGGGCTGCGGCACTGAATATGGTTATTACGGAAACTGGTGCTGGCCAAGCAGTGACTAAGGCCCTGCCCAACCTAAAGGGCAAGTTGACTTCCAATGCAATTAGGGTCCCTGTCCCCAACGGGTCTTTGGCAATTCTTAATCTAGATATCAAAAACAAGACTTCTTTGGAAGGCATTAATACCATTGTAAAAAAATACGCGCTCGAGGGCGACTTGGTGGAGCAAATAAAATATAGCCTAAGCAAGGAATTGGTCTCATCGGACATTGTGGGATCTGTTGCACCCGCCGTTTACGATAGTGAGGCCACAATCGTTTCTGACAATGGCAAGAATTTGGTACTGTATATTTGGTATGATAACGAATTTGGATATTCCCAACAGGTAATGCGACTTGCAAAATATATTGCCAAAGTAAGACGTTATACCTATTATTAA
- a CDS encoding S1C family serine protease produces the protein MKRIGGLLLVSIFAGVITLGAYKFFFEKPNYAIVTSNDSQPIFSTNYSPTSALGSGINEVDFTNAAERTVNSVVHVKNLTLSARRSSVFDFFYGSGGTVTPQVGTGSGVIISQDGYIVTNNHVIANATQLQVTLNNNQTFEAELVGTDPNSDIALIKINTEDKLPYLAFGDSDNTKIGEWVLAVGNPFNLTSTVTAGIVSAKARSLDTRSNQSFIQTDAAVNPGNSGGALVNTNGDLIGINTAISSQTGSYVGYSFAVPSNIAKKVVNDIMEYGNVRKAFMGISPAPVDTRDAIERGINNIDGVYIESIEEESGADDAGLELGDIIKKVDQIDIHKYPDLTGYLGTKRPNDTINVTVERNQELLTIPVILKERQLLIVPAMGMEVKNLTKDDQKRFRTKNGVKITGVPERYRGYGLEGKVIVKVDEKDIKDISDADTAFGAISRYGKTIITMLNEKGERERLIFQ, from the coding sequence ATGAAGAGAATTGGAGGACTTTTACTCGTTTCCATCTTTGCCGGTGTCATAACATTAGGTGCCTACAAGTTTTTCTTTGAGAAACCCAACTACGCCATTGTAACTTCCAATGATTCACAACCCATTTTTAGCACTAATTATTCGCCAACTTCGGCTTTAGGCTCTGGAATAAATGAAGTTGATTTCACAAATGCTGCCGAACGTACCGTAAATTCCGTTGTCCACGTAAAAAACCTTACTTTAAGCGCTCGAAGAAGTAGTGTCTTCGATTTTTTTTACGGATCCGGAGGTACCGTAACCCCCCAAGTGGGAACAGGATCCGGGGTCATTATATCCCAAGATGGTTACATAGTGACCAACAATCATGTTATAGCCAACGCAACGCAGCTACAGGTAACCTTGAACAACAACCAGACCTTTGAAGCGGAATTGGTGGGTACCGATCCAAACTCGGACATTGCCCTAATCAAAATAAACACGGAGGACAAACTACCTTACTTGGCCTTTGGAGATTCTGATAATACAAAAATTGGGGAATGGGTATTGGCCGTTGGAAATCCGTTTAATTTGACATCTACAGTCACTGCGGGAATCGTAAGTGCCAAGGCCAGAAGTTTGGACACCCGTTCCAATCAATCCTTCATTCAGACAGATGCCGCTGTAAATCCAGGAAACTCCGGAGGTGCTTTGGTAAATACCAACGGAGATTTGATTGGCATTAATACGGCCATATCGTCGCAAACAGGATCTTACGTGGGGTATTCCTTTGCGGTACCCAGCAATATCGCAAAGAAAGTCGTGAACGATATCATGGAATATGGAAACGTTAGAAAGGCGTTTATGGGTATAAGTCCTGCCCCCGTGGATACGCGGGATGCCATAGAAAGAGGCATAAATAACATAGATGGGGTATATATTGAAAGCATAGAGGAAGAATCCGGTGCTGATGATGCAGGATTGGAATTGGGCGATATCATTAAAAAGGTCGATCAAATAGACATACACAAGTATCCGGACCTTACAGGCTATTTGGGTACCAAAAGGCCCAATGATACTATTAATGTTACCGTTGAAAGAAATCAAGAACTATTGACCATACCCGTGATTTTAAAGGAAAGGCAATTATTGATAGTACCTGCTATGGGAATGGAAGTAAAGAATCTGACCAAGGACGATCAAAAGAGATTTAGAACAAAAAACGGGGTGAAAATTACAGGAGTACCGGAGCGTTACCGGGGCTATGGGCTAGAAGGCAAGGTCATCGTTAAAGTAGATGAAAAGGATATTAAGGATATTTCGGATGCGGACACGGCCTTTGGCGCCATTTCTAGGTATGGAAAAACTATTATCACCATGCTTAATGAAAAAGGCGAAAGAGAACGCTTAATTTTTCAATAA
- the dapF gene encoding diaminopimelate epimerase: MTTTFYKYQGTGNDFIMIDNRSLFFPKEDQNLVAFLCSRRFGIGADGLILLENDASLDFKMVYYNSDGKEGSMCGNGGRCIVAFAKFLGIINKTTEFMAVDGPHSASVNENTVRLKMQDVEELKSKPNALYLNTGSPHHVQIVSGLEKFNVAKEGSKIRYGIYGESGSNINFVEQVTEDTFRVRTYERGVEDETLSCGTGVTAVALAMHYLGKLKDNFAHIIALGGQLKVEFDFENNTYCKVHLNGEAKQVFKGEISW, encoded by the coding sequence ATGACCACTACATTTTATAAGTATCAAGGGACTGGTAACGACTTTATAATGATTGACAATCGGTCATTATTTTTTCCTAAGGAGGATCAAAACCTTGTAGCTTTTTTATGTTCCAGGAGATTTGGGATTGGGGCCGACGGACTTATTCTTCTTGAAAATGATGCATCCCTGGATTTTAAAATGGTGTATTACAATTCTGATGGCAAGGAGGGAAGTATGTGTGGAAATGGTGGAAGGTGTATTGTTGCTTTTGCAAAGTTCTTGGGCATTATAAATAAGACAACGGAATTCATGGCCGTGGACGGGCCCCATTCCGCATCGGTCAACGAAAATACCGTACGTCTAAAAATGCAGGACGTAGAGGAACTGAAAAGTAAACCAAATGCCTTGTACTTGAATACGGGCTCGCCCCATCACGTACAAATCGTATCAGGTCTTGAAAAGTTCAACGTTGCCAAGGAGGGTTCCAAAATAAGGTACGGTATTTATGGGGAATCGGGAAGCAATATCAATTTTGTGGAACAAGTAACCGAGGATACCTTTAGGGTAAGAACCTACGAGCGGGGAGTGGAGGATGAGACACTTTCATGTGGTACGGGAGTAACGGCCGTTGCACTGGCAATGCATTATTTGGGAAAATTAAAGGATAATTTTGCACACATAATCGCTTTGGGAGGTCAGTTAAAAGTCGAATTTGATTTTGAAAACAATACCTATTGCAAAGTCCATTTAAATGGAGAGGCCAAGCAGGTTTTTAAAGGTGAAATTTCATGGTAA
- a CDS encoding GNAT family N-acetyltransferase: MVSLQGKSIKLRALETGDLDLLFELENHPTVWEISGTIAPYSRDVLKLYLENAHRDIYDVKQLRLVICTLDNEAIGLIDLFDFDPKNKRAGVGIVISEEGKRNKGIGTEALEILCRYAFKTLGLQQLYANILEENYSSLHLFKKLGFELVGTKRDWIFTEGVFKNELLFQKIFR, encoded by the coding sequence ATGGTAAGCCTTCAAGGAAAAAGTATTAAGTTAAGGGCCTTGGAAACAGGGGACTTGGATTTGCTTTTCGAACTGGAGAACCATCCTACGGTTTGGGAAATAAGTGGTACCATTGCACCTTATTCCAGAGATGTCTTAAAACTATACCTGGAAAATGCCCACAGGGATATTTATGATGTAAAACAATTGCGTTTGGTGATCTGTACCTTGGACAATGAAGCCATCGGCCTTATAGACCTTTTCGATTTCGACCCAAAAAACAAGCGGGCCGGGGTTGGTATCGTTATTTCTGAAGAAGGGAAAAGAAACAAGGGTATTGGTACGGAGGCCCTTGAAATATTATGTAGGTATGCTTTTAAGACCTTGGGTCTGCAACAGCTATACGCCAATATTTTGGAAGAAAACTACAGTAGCCTTCATCTGTTTAAAAAATTGGGCTTTGAACTGGTAGGAACCAAAAGGGATTGGATATTTACCGAAGGCGTTTTTAAAAACGAATTATTATTTCAAAAGATTTTTAGATAA
- the mltG gene encoding endolytic transglycosylase MltG, whose amino-acid sequence MYIKKIVVAILIFGLIGAGVFAYRVYSTFFTPNTSFNNKEAFVYIGSNDSFADVKEQLAPLLTDIPSFQKAAERKGYASNIRGGKYRISKGMTNNDIINNLRVNNIPVRVSFNNQENIASLAGRISEQIEADSLSLLKVFNDTEFLGENGFDQETKLALYIPNSYEFFWNTSAEEFRDRMLKEYKRFWNEDRIAKAKAQGMSPNEVVSLAAIVHKETAKVDERPRVAGVYLNRLRSGMLLQADPTVIYAIKKVTGNYDTIIKRVLYKDLEMDSPYNTYKYGGVPPGPITMPDISAVDAVLNPEKHNYYYFVANVKNFGYHMFAENIAQHNRNKAQYIRWLNEQKINR is encoded by the coding sequence ATGTACATCAAAAAAATTGTAGTCGCCATATTGATCTTCGGGCTAATCGGGGCCGGTGTATTTGCCTATAGAGTTTATAGCACTTTTTTTACTCCAAATACCAGCTTTAATAACAAGGAGGCTTTTGTTTATATAGGTTCTAACGACTCCTTTGCAGATGTTAAGGAACAGCTCGCGCCACTTTTGACCGATATTCCATCTTTTCAAAAAGCTGCAGAGAGGAAGGGATATGCATCCAATATTAGGGGTGGGAAATACCGCATTTCAAAAGGTATGACCAATAACGACATTATCAACAATCTAAGGGTAAACAACATCCCCGTAAGGGTATCCTTCAACAATCAGGAAAATATAGCCTCCTTGGCGGGCAGGATTTCCGAGCAAATAGAGGCGGATAGCCTTAGTCTTTTGAAGGTATTTAATGATACCGAGTTTCTGGGTGAGAACGGTTTTGATCAAGAAACTAAATTGGCCTTGTACATACCCAATAGCTACGAATTTTTTTGGAACACTTCTGCGGAAGAATTCCGGGACCGTATGCTAAAGGAGTATAAACGCTTTTGGAACGAGGATAGGATTGCTAAGGCCAAGGCCCAAGGAATGTCTCCCAATGAGGTGGTTTCTTTGGCCGCTATTGTCCATAAAGAAACTGCCAAGGTGGACGAAAGGCCACGTGTTGCCGGTGTCTATTTAAACCGATTAAGATCAGGTATGCTCTTACAGGCGGATCCTACGGTAATCTATGCCATTAAAAAGGTAACCGGAAATTACGATACCATTATTAAAAGGGTATTGTACAAGGATTTGGAAATGGATTCGCCGTACAATACGTATAAATACGGAGGTGTTCCTCCCGGACCCATTACCATGCCCGATATTAGTGCGGTTGACGCTGTCCTAAACCCTGAAAAACATAATTACTACTATTTTGTGGCCAATGTAAAGAACTTTGGTTACCATATGTTTGCCGAGAATATTGCACAGCATAACCGAAATAAGGCACAATACATCCGCTGGCTTAACGAACAGAAAATCAATAGGTAG
- a CDS encoding SAM-dependent methyltransferase, protein MADQISKKGKLYLIPSTLGEIPPLEVLPISIKRAIEEINIYIVENEKTARHFIKKVSPRKSQPSLTLFPLNKFTEASEIPSFLNPCSEGYDVGILSEAGCPGIADPGAAVVKIAHERNIQVVPLVGPSSIILALMASGMNGQNFAFNGYLAIEGSERKKQIKTLERKSKEENQSQIFIETPYRNNKLLEELLKTVSGNTRICIACDITLTTEFIRTKPASQWKFEQVDLHKRPTIFIIQA, encoded by the coding sequence ATGGCGGACCAAATATCAAAAAAAGGCAAACTCTATTTAATTCCCTCTACCCTAGGAGAAATTCCCCCATTGGAAGTACTTCCCATTTCCATTAAACGGGCGATCGAAGAAATAAATATCTACATTGTTGAGAACGAAAAGACGGCGCGACATTTTATAAAGAAAGTTTCGCCCAGAAAATCACAACCCTCCTTGACCCTTTTTCCTCTCAACAAGTTCACAGAAGCGTCTGAGATACCAAGTTTTTTGAACCCATGCTCGGAAGGATATGATGTGGGCATATTGTCCGAAGCCGGGTGCCCAGGAATTGCAGATCCAGGGGCCGCCGTCGTAAAAATTGCCCATGAGAGGAACATACAAGTGGTTCCGTTGGTTGGACCATCCTCTATCATACTTGCCCTTATGGCCAGTGGCATGAACGGGCAAAATTTTGCTTTCAATGGTTATTTGGCGATTGAAGGCTCAGAAAGAAAAAAACAAATAAAGACCTTGGAAAGAAAATCCAAGGAAGAAAACCAATCCCAAATTTTCATAGAAACACCCTACAGAAACAATAAGCTGTTGGAAGAGCTTTTAAAAACGGTCTCCGGTAATACCAGAATTTGCATAGCATGTGACATTACCCTTACCACAGAATTTATTAGGACCAAGCCCGCCTCTCAATGGAAATTTGAACAGGTAGACCTACATAAACGCCCAACAATTTTTATCATTCAGGCATAA